In the bacterium genome, CGCTCCTGCTGCTTGCGCCACGCGGATTCGTCCCGCTGCCGCTGCTCGGCCGAGTTGCGCAGCCAGGCGGTGTAGTTGCCGGCCCAGGAGGTCAGCTTGGCGCGGTGCAGGTGCACGGTGCGCGTGGCGATGCGGTCCAGGAACCAGCGGTCGTGCGAGACCACGAGCACCGCGCCCGGCCGGCGCAGCAGGCGCTGCTCCAGCCACTCGCAGGCGTCGAGGTCGAGGTGGTTGGTGGGCTCATCCAATAAGAGGACTTGCGCGTCGTCCAGCAGGGCGGCCGCCAGCGCGGCGCGGCGGCGTTCGCCGCCGGACAGCACGCCGGGGTCGCGGCGCCACGCTTCCTGCGGCAGGCCCAGGCCGGCCAGGGCCTGCTCCAGGCGCGCGCGCCAGGTGTAGCCGTCGCGGTGTTCGTAGTCGGCCTGCAGGCGGCCCTGCTCGTGGGCGATGGCGACGGCTTGTTCGGCCGGCGCCGCGGCCAGCGTGTCGGCCAGGCGCGCCAGCTCGGCTTCGAGGTGCAGTTCGCGGGAGAAGGCCGAGGCGGCGACGGTGTCGTAGACGTTCAGGGTCACGTCGGCGCCGGCGGTGAGCGAGGAGGACTGACGGAGCAGCCGCACGCGCACCCCGCCCGCGGCCTGGCGTTCGCCGCCGTGGGCCTCGAGCTCGCCGGCGAGCAGGTTCAGCAGGGTGGACTTGCCGGCGCCGTTCTGGCCGATCAGGGCGTAGCGCTCACCTTCGAGCAGGGTCAGCGAGGCGCCGCGCAGGATCGGCTCGCGGCCGAAGTCGAAGTCGACGTTTTGCAGGGAGATGAGGGACATGGCTCCGGCGAACAGAGGGGGTGGGGCCCCGGAGCTCGGTCCGGGGCCCGGTCGCGTGGCTCGGGGGTCAGTTCGCCTGACCCATCACCTTCAGGTCGGCCATCTCGCCGACCGGCGCCTCGTGGTTCGGCGCTTCGTGGTTCGGCGACTCGTGATTCGGCGTCTTGCGGTACTTCAGCGGCGGCACCCCGCAGCGGTCCTTGAAGGTGCGCGAGAAGTGGGCCAGGCTGTTGAAGCCGCACTCCTTGCTGACTTCCTCCACCGACAGGTCGAAGCGGCGCAGCAGGCGCTTGGCGTTGTCGATGCGGATCTGGATCAGGTAGTCGCTGAAGCTCATGCCGGTCTCGACGCGGAACAGGTTGGAGAAGTAGCCCGGCGACAGCGAGACCATCTCGGCCATGCGGTCGCGGTTGATGTTCTCCTTGTAGTTCTGCAGCACGTAGCGGCAGGCGTACTCGGCGCGGTAGTCCTGGATCTCGACCGTCGCGGTGACGGTCTCGCCGTTCTCGCCGCCGTGCTCCAGGACCACCTGGGGCAGTTGGCCGTCCCAGAGGGAGACGTCGGCGGGCAGGGGCGCCAGGCCGGCCTCGAGGGTCGCGCCGAGGGCGTCCTGGCCGACGGCGTGGTGGGCGGCGGCGTGCGGCTGGGCGCCGCGGGCGGGGCCGGCCGAACCCTGGAGGAACTCCAGGACGTGCTGGGCCGACTTCTGGACGTTGGAGCGCTGGGCCACCAGCATCGGCGCGCTGAAGCGTTCCTGGAGCAGTTCGATCGTGGCCTTGAAATCGGCCGGGATCTCGGCGGCGTAGACGAAGATCAGCCGGGAGCCCTCGGTCTGGTCGGCCCCGTCGCCGCTGACGACCGGGCGCAAGAGGATCTGGGGCCCGAAGAACGCGAAACACAGCTCGGCGGGGTTCTTTTCGGGGGCGGCGCACAGGAAGAGGATCTTCTGCAGGGCCTCCTGGTCGCCCTGACGCTGCCTGGGATAGGACGGAAACTCAACAATGAAGCTGTTCCATGCTCCTTCGATCGGTTCCAGTCTGGATTTCACGACTGTCCCCCCCACACGTGACTGACGCTCCATCGTAGGCAAATCCACAGGTGAGTCGTTATCGACTTGAACAATGATAAGACGATTATAAGGGAACGCCTGACAACCTACAAGGAAATAATGTTAAAGACAACGCACGCTCATTCAGAGGGTTACGCCTCAAAGTTCCAGAAGTCGGGCCGTAGCCTGCGTGTAGAAATCTTGAAAATCGTCAAAAATAGTCACGGCGCTGTGAATGTCGGCCGCATCAATGGTCAAATGACGGTCCGGGGCGCGATCACGCCCCGTCGGTCTCGCCCTCGCCGCCCTGCTCGCCGTCGATGGATTCGTCGGCCTCGATGTCGGCGATCCCGACCACGGCGTCGTCCTCGCCCTTGAGGCTGATGATGCGCACCCCCTGGGTGTTGCGGCCCAGGGTCGAGATGTCCCGCACGGCCATGCGGATGATGATCCCGTTGCGGGTGATGACCATCAGCTCCTGGCTGTCGGTCACCTCGCGGATGTCCACGACGTGCCCGTTGCGCTCGCTGCACTTGATCGTGATCAGGCCCTTGCCGCCGCGGCGCTGCACGCGGTAGTCGTCCAGCGGCGTGCGCTTGCCGTAGCCGTTCTCGGTGACCGTCAGCAGGGTGGCGCCGTCGCGCACCACCACCGTGCCGACCACGCGCTCGCCCGGGCTCAGCTCGATGCCCTTGACGCCGCGGGCGGTGCGGCCCATCGGCCGGATGTCGGACTCGTGGAAGCGGATGGCCATGCCGTCGCTGCTGGCCAGCACCACGTCCTGGTCGCCCTCGGTCAGCTGCGCCGCGACCAGCCGCTCGTCGTCCAGCAGGCTGATGGCGCGGATGCCGGCGCTGCGCGGGCGCGAGAAGTCGTCCAGCGACGTCTTCTTGACGATGCCCTGGTCGGTGCACAGCAGCAGGTAGCGGTCGGGGTTGAACTCCCGCACCGGCAGCACCGCGTGCACCTTGTCGTCCTGCGCGATGTTGATCATGTTCACGATGGGCCGGCCCTTGGCCGTGCGCGCGGCCTGCGGCACCTGGTGGGCCTTCAGCCAGTAGAGCTGGCCCTTCTCCGTCAGCACCAGCAGGTGCTGGTGCGTGGTGGCCACGAACAGGTGCTCGACCCAGTCCTCGTCCTTGGTGCCCATGGCGGTGATGCCCTTGCCGCCGCGGCCCTGGGTGCGGTAGGTGTCCGAGGGCAGGCGCTTGGCGTAGCCCTGGTGCGAGATCGTGATCACGACCTCCTCGTCGGCGATGAGGTCCTCGAGGTCGAGGTCGTCCTCCTCCGGTTCGACGGTCGTGCGGCGGGCGTCGCCGTACTTCTCGCGCAGCTCGGCGATCTCCTCGCGGATGATCTGCAGCTGCAGGGCGCGGTCGGCGAGGATCGCCTGGAGGCGCCCGATCAGGGCCAACAGCTCCCGGTACTCCTCCTCGATCTTGCGGCGCTCGAGGCCGGTCAGCCGCGCCAGGCGCAGGTCCAGGATCGCCTGGGCCTGCTTCTCCGACAGGCCGAAGCCCGCCATCAGGCCGGCGCGCGCGATCTCCGGCGAGTCGCTCTTCTTGATCAGCTCGACGATCTCGTCGATGTGGTCCAGGGCGATGCGGTAGCCCTCGAGGATGTGGGCGCGCTCCTCGGCCTTGTTCAGGTCGAAGCGGGTGCGGCGGACCACGACCTCCTCGCGGAACTTCAGGTACTCCTGCATCGTCTCCTTCATCGTCATCACCCGGGGCCGGTTGTCCACCAGCGCCAGGTTGATCACGCCGAAGGTCTGCTGCAGCTGCGTGTGCGCGTAGAGCTTGTTGAGCACCACCTGGGGGTAGGCGTCCTTCTTCAGGACCACCACGACGTGCATGCCCTTGCGGTCGGACTCGTCGCGCAGGTCGCTGATGCCCTCCAGCACGCCGTCGCGCACCAGGTGCGCGATCTTCTCCACCAGGGCGGCCTTGTTGACCTGGTAGGGGATCTCGGTGATGGCGATGACGGCGCGCCCCTTGGCGTCCTCCTGGATCTCGGCCCGCCCGCGCACGACCACCCGGCCGCGGCCGGTGTTGATGTAGTCGACGATGCCGCGCCGGCCGCGGATGACGCCGCCGGTCGGGAAGTCGGGGCCCTGCACGAAGCGCAGCATGTCGTTGGGCGCGAGGTCGGGGTCGTCCAGCAGCGCGACCAGGCCGTCGCAGATCTCGCCCAGGTTGTGGGGCGGGATCTTGGTGGCCATGCCCACGGCGATGCCGTCGGCGCCGTTGATCAGCAGGTTCGGGATGGCCGCGGGCATCACCGAGGGCATGGTGCGCGAGCCGTCGTAGTTGGGGACGAAGTCGACGGTGTCTTTGTCCAGGTCCCGCAGCACCTCGACGGCCACGCGGGTCATGCGGGCCTCGGTGTAGCGCTCGGCCGCGGCGCTGTCGCCGTCCACCGACCCGAAGTTGCCCTGCCCGTCCACCAGCGGGTAGCGCAGGCTGAAGTCCTGCGCCATGCGCACCAGGGTGTCGTAGGCCGACACCGTGCCGTGCGGGTGGTAGTTGCCCGTGGTGTCGCCGGTGATCTTGGCGGACTTGCGGTAGGGCTTGCCCGGCAGCAGGTTCAGGTCGTTCATCGCCGTCAGCACGCGCCGGTGCACGGGCTTCAGCCCGTCGCGGACGTCGGGGATCGCGCGCGAGATGATGACGCTCATGGAGTACTCGAGGTACGACTGCTCCATCTTCTCGTTGATGTCGACCTCGACCACCGTGCCGAAATTCTTCTCCGTCATCGCGTCTTCTCCCCCGCCCCGCTCAGATGTCCAGGTTGTCGAAGCGGACCCGGCCCGCGTTCTCCTCGATGAAGCGCCGGCGCGACTCCACGTCGTCGCCCATCAGCACGGTGAAGACGCGGTCGGCCTGCGCCGCGTCCTCCAGCATCACGCGCGTCAGCGTGCGCTTCTCGGGGTCCATGGTGGTCTCCCATAGCTGCTCGGGATTCATCTCGCCGAGGCCCTTGTAGCGCTGCACGTAGACGCCCCTGGCGCCCCCGAACTCCTCCACCAGGCGGTCCTTCTGGTCCTCGGTGTAGCAGTAGCGCTCCAGCTTGTCCTTCTTCACGCGGTACAGCGGCGGCTGGGCGATGTACATGTGGCCGTTCTCGATGACCTCGCGGAAGTAGCGGAAGAACAGCGTCAGGATCAGCGTGCTGATGTGCGCGCCGTCGACGTCGGCGTCGGTCATGATGATGATGCGGTGGTAGCGCAGCTTGCTGAGGTCGAAGATGCCCGCGCCGACGCCGGTGCCCAGGGCCGTGATGACCGTGCGCACCTCGTCGTTGCCCAGGATCTTGTCCAGGCGCGCCTTCTCCACGTTCAGGATCTTGCCCTTCAGGGGCAGGATGGCCTGGAAGCGCCGCTCGCGGCCCTGCTTGGCCGAGCCGCCGGCCGAGTCACCCTCCACCAGGTACAGCTCGCACTCGGCGGGGTCGTTGCTCTGGCAGTCGGCCAGCTTGCCCGGCAGCGCCGCGGAGTCCAGGGCCGACTTGCGGCGCGTCAGGTCGCGGGCGCGGCGCGCGGCCTCGCGGGCCTGCGCGGCGCCGATGCACTTGTTGACGATCTTCTTGGCCGCCGTCGGGTGCTCGGCCAGGTACGCGCCCAGCGTCTGGTTGACGAGCTGCTCGACCTGCCCCTTGACCTCGGTGTTGCCCAGCTTGGTCTTGGTCTGCCCCTCGAACTGCGGCTCCGGGATCTTCACCGAGATGATCGCCGTCAGCCCCTCGCGCACGTCGTCGCCGCTGAGGGCCGGCAGGTCCTTCTTGAACATGTTCTCGGCCTGGCCGTAGGCGTTGATCGTGCGCGTGAGGCCGGCCCGGAAGCCGGACAGGTGGCTGCCGCCCTCGTGGGTGGGGATGTTGTTGGCGAAGGTCAGCACGTTCTCGGTGTAGCCGTCGTTGTAGTCGATGGCGATCTCGATCTGGATGCCGTCCTTCTCGCCCTCGATCAGCACCGGCTCGTCGCAGATCGGCGTCTTGTTCTCGTTGATCCACTTGACGAAGGCGACGATGCCGCCCTCGTAGTTGAAGCGCTCGCCGCGCGGCGGGCTCTGGCGCTCGTCGGCGATGTGGATCGTCAGGCCGCGGTTCAAAAACGCCAGCTCGCGCAGGCGCGAGCGCAGCGTCTCGTAGTTGTAGACGCGCTCGGGGAAGATCTCGAAGTCGGGCTGGAAGGTGACCGTGGTGCCGGTGGCGTCGCTCTCCGACGCGCGCACGGGGCGCACCTCGGTGACCGGGATGCCGCGCTCGTATTCCTGCTCGTAGACCTGGCCGTCGCGCCGCACCTCGACCTTCAGGTGCGAGCTGAGCGCGTTGACGCAGCTCACGCCCACGCCGTGCAGGCCGCCGGACACCTTGTAGCTGCCCTTGTCGAACTTGCCGCCGGCGTGCAGGCTGGTCATGACGACCTCGAGCGCCGGCTTGTGCTCGGTGGCGTGCATGTCGACCGGGATGCCGCGGCCGTCGTCCACCACGCGCACGGCGTCGCCGGGCAGGATGGAGACCGTGATCTCGCGGCAGAAGCCGGCCAGGGCCTCGTCGATCGAGTTGTCGACGACCTCGTAGACCAGGTGGTGCAGCCCGCGCAGCCCCGTGTCGCCGATGTACATGGCGGGGCGCTTGCGCACGGCCTCGAGGCCCTTCAGGACCTGGATGCCGTTGGCGGTGTATTCCTGGGACGCTGCGCTCATCGCCCGTCACCTCTCCTAGGCGTCGCCGCCGGTTTCCGTACCGCGCGGCCGGTGTAACCCTACGGCTGGTGTTTCCCCGCGTCGCCGCGGTAGCCGGCGGCGCGGTCCCGGTGCAGCCACCGGATCTCGCGCACGGTGCCCTCGCCGTGGCGCTCGTTGTACTTGCGGGCGATGGTCGGGAACAGGAGCGTCAGCTCCTGGCGCCAGGCGCCGTGGTCCGCGTCCAGGACGAGCACGCCGTCCCGCAGGTCCACCGCGCGGCTGTGCGCGGCGACCCGCTCGCCGGCGATCTGCGCCCAGTCCTCCAGCACGGACCGCTCCGCGAAGCGCCGCCCCAGGCCGGCCGCCGCCAGCGCCGCGGGCAGGATGTCGCCCACCGACTGGGGTTTGCCTTTGCCGCGCGCGCCTGTCATGGAGCTTCGGTGATCCTTCCGGCCTCGACCGTCCAGCGGCGCGCGTCCCGCGGCCGCCAGCCGGCCACGTCGTCCGCGCGCGCGGTCGCGATGAACACCTGGTGCATCTGCGCGGTCGCCTCCTGCAGCCGCCGCGCGCGTTCCTGGTCGAGCTCGCTGAAGATGTCGTCGAAGAAGAGGATGGGGCGGATCCGCCTCCTGCGGAACACCAGTTCTCCCTGGGCCAGCTTCAGCGCGATGGCCACCGAGCGGGTCTCCCCCTGGGAACCGAACGTCCTGAGATCCACGCCGTCGAGCGACAGGGCCAGGTCGTCGGCGTGGGGTCCGGCGAGGCAGCGCCCGCGCCGGATTTCCGCCTCCCCAATATAGTCGAGAAGCGCCGAAATTTCCCGGGTTAAATCCGCCGCCGGGGCCTCTTTTTCGGCGATCTCGAGGCCGGGCGCGTAGGCGATTTCCAGCGTCGCCGACCGACCCGTGAACCCGGCCAGCACGTCCTGCGCCACCGGACCGAGCTCGCGCGCGTAGCGGGCGCGATCGCGGATCAGGGGCGCCGCGTGCAGCGCCATCTCGTCGCTCCAGGCCCGCAGGTCGTCGCGCAGGCCCGCGCGTCCGCGGCCGCCGGCCGCCGCGTCCCGCAGCAGGCTCGTCTTCTGTTTCAGCGCGCGGTTGTAGGCCTGCAGCGCGACGAAGTAGGCGTGGTCCAGGC is a window encoding:
- a CDS encoding ATP-binding cassette domain-containing protein, translated to MSLISLQNVDFDFGREPILRGASLTLLEGERYALIGQNGAGKSTLLNLLAGELEAHGGERQAAGGVRVRLLRQSSSLTAGADVTLNVYDTVAASAFSRELHLEAELARLADTLAAAPAEQAVAIAHEQGRLQADYEHRDGYTWRARLEQALAGLGLPQEAWRRDPGVLSGGERRRAALAAALLDDAQVLLLDEPTNHLDLDACEWLEQRLLRRPGAVLVVSHDRWFLDRIATRTVHLHRAKLTSWAGNYTAWLRNSAEQRQRDESAWRKQQER
- the gyrA gene encoding DNA gyrase subunit A, with translation MTEKNFGTVVEVDINEKMEQSYLEYSMSVIISRAIPDVRDGLKPVHRRVLTAMNDLNLLPGKPYRKSAKITGDTTGNYHPHGTVSAYDTLVRMAQDFSLRYPLVDGQGNFGSVDGDSAAAERYTEARMTRVAVEVLRDLDKDTVDFVPNYDGSRTMPSVMPAAIPNLLINGADGIAVGMATKIPPHNLGEICDGLVALLDDPDLAPNDMLRFVQGPDFPTGGVIRGRRGIVDYINTGRGRVVVRGRAEIQEDAKGRAVIAITEIPYQVNKAALVEKIAHLVRDGVLEGISDLRDESDRKGMHVVVVLKKDAYPQVVLNKLYAHTQLQQTFGVINLALVDNRPRVMTMKETMQEYLKFREEVVVRRTRFDLNKAEERAHILEGYRIALDHIDEIVELIKKSDSPEIARAGLMAGFGLSEKQAQAILDLRLARLTGLERRKIEEEYRELLALIGRLQAILADRALQLQIIREEIAELREKYGDARRTTVEPEEDDLDLEDLIADEEVVITISHQGYAKRLPSDTYRTQGRGGKGITAMGTKDEDWVEHLFVATTHQHLLVLTEKGQLYWLKAHQVPQAARTAKGRPIVNMINIAQDDKVHAVLPVREFNPDRYLLLCTDQGIVKKTSLDDFSRPRSAGIRAISLLDDERLVAAQLTEGDQDVVLASSDGMAIRFHESDIRPMGRTARGVKGIELSPGERVVGTVVVRDGATLLTVTENGYGKRTPLDDYRVQRRGGKGLITIKCSERNGHVVDIREVTDSQELMVITRNGIIIRMAVRDISTLGRNTQGVRIISLKGEDDAVVGIADIEADESIDGEQGGEGETDGA
- the gyrB gene encoding DNA topoisomerase (ATP-hydrolyzing) subunit B — translated: MSAASQEYTANGIQVLKGLEAVRKRPAMYIGDTGLRGLHHLVYEVVDNSIDEALAGFCREITVSILPGDAVRVVDDGRGIPVDMHATEHKPALEVVMTSLHAGGKFDKGSYKVSGGLHGVGVSCVNALSSHLKVEVRRDGQVYEQEYERGIPVTEVRPVRASESDATGTTVTFQPDFEIFPERVYNYETLRSRLRELAFLNRGLTIHIADERQSPPRGERFNYEGGIVAFVKWINENKTPICDEPVLIEGEKDGIQIEIAIDYNDGYTENVLTFANNIPTHEGGSHLSGFRAGLTRTINAYGQAENMFKKDLPALSGDDVREGLTAIISVKIPEPQFEGQTKTKLGNTEVKGQVEQLVNQTLGAYLAEHPTAAKKIVNKCIGAAQAREAARRARDLTRRKSALDSAALPGKLADCQSNDPAECELYLVEGDSAGGSAKQGRERRFQAILPLKGKILNVEKARLDKILGNDEVRTVITALGTGVGAGIFDLSKLRYHRIIIMTDADVDGAHISTLILTLFFRYFREVIENGHMYIAQPPLYRVKKDKLERYCYTEDQKDRLVEEFGGARGVYVQRYKGLGEMNPEQLWETTMDPEKRTLTRVMLEDAAQADRVFTVLMGDDVESRRRFIEENAGRVRFDNLDI
- a CDS encoding DNA replication/repair protein RecF — protein: MRLIEASLSGFRNLAEARLSFSPGVNVFTGANGQGKTNLLEALNYPALGRSYRGARDEELIGFDADAARVEVAAETESGHLESYEYGLERGGGRRLRVAGEPVPRKADLVGRLATVVYDPQTVTLVRGAPEGRRRYLDQGLCGLDHAYFVALQAYNRALKQKTSLLRDAAAGGRGRAGLRDDLRAWSDEMALHAAPLIRDRARYARELGPVAQDVLAGFTGRSATLEIAYAPGLEIAEKEAPAADLTREISALLDYIGEAEIRRGRCLAGPHADDLALSLDGVDLRTFGSQGETRSVAIALKLAQGELVFRRRRIRPILFFDDIFSELDQERARRLQEATAQMHQVFIATARADDVAGWRPRDARRWTVEAGRITEAP
- a CDS encoding DUF721 domain-containing protein → MTGARGKGKPQSVGDILPAALAAAGLGRRFAERSVLEDWAQIAGERVAAHSRAVDLRDGVLVLDADHGAWRQELTLLFPTIARKYNERHGEGTVREIRWLHRDRAAGYRGDAGKHQP
- a CDS encoding AraC family transcriptional regulator, which gives rise to MKSRLEPIEGAWNSFIVEFPSYPRQRQGDQEALQKILFLCAAPEKNPAELCFAFFGPQILLRPVVSGDGADQTEGSRLIFVYAAEIPADFKATIELLQERFSAPMLVAQRSNVQKSAQHVLEFLQGSAGPARGAQPHAAAHHAVGQDALGATLEAGLAPLPADVSLWDGQLPQVVLEHGGENGETVTATVEIQDYRAEYACRYVLQNYKENINRDRMAEMVSLSPGYFSNLFRVETGMSFSDYLIQIRIDNAKRLLRRFDLSVEEVSKECGFNSLAHFSRTFKDRCGVPPLKYRKTPNHESPNHEAPNHEAPVGEMADLKVMGQAN